A genomic region of Plasmodium falciparum 3D7 genome assembly, chromosome: 11 contains the following coding sequences:
- a CDS encoding ATP synthase subunit delta, mitochondrial, putative, protein MFYRTRRIFFSTAKNSNLYLSISSSSESIFRNQVIKRASFPGIEGYFTVTNNHSPLVTLLRNGIITVEFDDKEKKQFFISDGIFIYKKSNDNNSSNNAEIVGVEIVPLEYLDKNKTIKVLQEMCAINDATDDKWRKIKTLLGKELCSSILRVAT, encoded by the exons ATGTTTTATAGAACAagaagaatattttttagtaCTGCAAAAAATAGTAACCTGTATTTATCGATTTCTTCCTCAAGTGAATCTATATTTAGAAATCAAGTAATAAAAAGAGCTTCCTTTCCAg gTATTGAAGGTTATTTTACTGTAACTAATAATCATAGTCCCCTAGTTACTTTATTAAGAAATGGAATAATAACAGTCGAATTTGATGATAAGGAAAAGaaacaattttttatttcagatggaatatttatatacaaaaagaGTAATGACAATAATAGTAGCAATAATGCTGAAATAGTTGGTGTGGAAATAGTTCCATTAGAATATTTagacaaaaataaaacaattaaaGTTTTACAAGAAATGTGTGCAATAAATGATGCTACGGATGATAAAtggagaaaaataaaaacactTTTAGg gaAAGAATTATGTTCTTCTATACTTCGTGTTGCTACATAA
- a CDS encoding membrane associated erythrocyte binding-like protein, with translation MGVLKHFFFLLFLYVNNTSAINNPQEEFMDRFDINKNHVNIKWSNSGIHGKGKFKYEIEERDVLSEGNESEKSTICPNHVKEGTYKLGCPDYGKTFLMGFEDNKYSEEFLNEISFGFLNKKYKLPIEIPLNKSGLSMYQGLFKRCPYNKKHYSMIKNENEYDMCFRKFYNNSNISTRIYKRGKQNRKYIYFSSHGLGGRLGANIEEPLHKYKNDEHYVTKKMRYPEKIKNLFDCSIYSHCIGPCLYKDFNNSCFLNLPILFNHQTKECVIIGTHEEKRIHNCQSGSTDQNIQRCFLPVKKEKGNQWTYASSFIRTDYMTKCPPRFPLNHTMFGYFNYSTGKCETYYMNHEKRTLSFSKCIETLFNNIKKQDDVNNSSFLWGVWTIENNANEKTNLASMDNTGSCYFLKKKPTCVLKKENHFSFTILTANSFNLNQNIIYPELKNNSSKEGSSLIHFKDPKQTNKRVLYENNKKSKRNVRTKINSVNPFTIPSTLNTNEKEEYNKNEVKNYPNNNISYIQKVHSSFVNNRFNIHSDSSFKPIHKMIQMNIYTDNKLYNNNNQKIKDSNNNMNGMSVTQRSPSIGENQNGNPQQKYMERFDIPNNHIFIEWQKEGEYGNDEFKYNIISNKTAGTSQSLFHNYKDKTCPNHVYEGRAHGSCPNYGKAIIVQNLLGEEYDKNFNLNFLNEIRTGYLNKYFKKDVEISYENSGIAMHNNMLRSCPVHENEEKLFSVKTDYNYKMCKSKIFSNRFTMKEYDPKTRLFMYYGLYGLGGRLGANIKRDKQKEKKYEDNITLPMKNPSLIKNLFDCSIYSYCLGPCLENSFGNKCFRNLPAYYNHLTNECVILGTHEQERTNSCRRTKEEKKKPNCQILRKTTDSKDWTYVSSFIRPDYETKCPPRYPLKSKVFGTFDQKTGKCKSLMDKAYEVGINKFSVCLEYLFLVSPKDLYNSGRNNYWGIWAADHSVNENNIEIANGKCYHLVVKPTCVIDKENHFSFTALTANTVDFNQSVNIRKIEELTEYGNNDDVLKEKEINNEPIDNVNETKINRKSHVNSMERNKPSYKENEYDQMEKNVEDETYSEEFGLFEEARKTETGRIEEESKKKEAMKRAEDARRIEEARRAEDARRIEEARRAEDARRVEIARRVEDARRIEISRRAEDAKRIEAARRAIEVRRAELRKAEDARRIEAARRYENERRIEEARRYEDEKRIEAVKRAEEVRKDEEEAKRAEKERNNEEIRKFEEARMAHFARRQAAIKAEEKRKADELKKAEEKKKADELKKSEEKKKADELKKKAEEKKKADELKKKAEEKKKADELKKKAEEKKKADEVKKAEEKKKADELKKSEEKKKADELKKSEEKKKADELKKKAEEKKKADELKKKAEEKKKADELKKKAEEKKKADELKKKAEEKKKADELKKKAEEKKKADELKKKAEEKKKAENLKKAEEKKKADELKKKAEEKKKADELKKKAEEKKKADELKKKAEEKKKADELKKAEEKKKADELKKAEEKKKADELKKAEEKKKADELKKAEELKKAEEKKKVEQKKREEERRNMALRRAEILKQIEKKRIEEVMKLYEEEKKMKAEQLKKEEEEKIKAEQLKKEEEEKKKVEQLKKKEEEEKKKAEQLKKEEEENKIKAEQLKKKEEEEKKKAEELKKEEEEEKKKAEQLKKEEEEKKKVEQLKKKEEEEKKKAEQLKKEEEENKIKVEQLKKEEEEEKKKAEELKKEEEEKKKVQQLKKEEEKKAEEIRKEKEAVIEEELKKEDEKRRMEVEKKIKDTKDNFENIQEGNNKNTPYINKEMFDSEIKEVVITKNMQLNEADAFEKHNSENSKSSNKNADFSKEKDLLEDDIENILETDENEKINKDDIERSNNNMKGNNNDIIYTKLDVEEYKKRDVNETREKIIKISKKNMCNNDFSSKYCDYMKDNISSGTCSNEERKSLCCSISDFCLKYFDHNSNKYYDCTKIEFADPLYRCFKKKEFSNMVYFAGAGIVLILLFVIGSKMIIGKWFEEATFDEMDLNYDKIYTLAMINNEETQVSNPLSYSEENIIK, from the exons ATGGGGGTATTGaaacattttttctttttgttatttCTGTATGTTAATAATACGAGTGCTATCAATAATCCTCAAGAGGAGTTTATGGACAGAtttgatataaataagaatCATGTGAATATAAAATGGTCAAACTCTGGGATACATGGAAAGGGGAAATTCAAATATGAAATTG aagAAAGAGACGTACTTTCAGAAGGGAATGAATCCGAAAAATCGACTATTTGCCCAAATCATGTAAAAGAAGGAACTTACAAACTCGGTTGTCCCGATTATGGGAAAACTTTTTTGATGGGTTTTGaggataataaatatagtgAAGAgtttttaaatgaaataagTTTTGGttttttgaataaaaaatataaacttcCTATAGAAATTCCTTTGAACAAAAGTGGATTATCTATGTACCAAGGTCTCTTTAAACGTTGTCCTTATAATAAGAAACATTATAGtatgataaaaaatgaaaatgaatatGATATGTGTTTTCGtaaattttataacaatAGTAATATATCCACAAGGATATATAAACGAGGTAAACAAAAtagaaaatacatatattttagttCACATGGTCTTGGGGGTAGATTAGGTGCTAATATTGAAGAAcctttacataaatataagaacGATGAACACTATGTAACTAAAAAAATGAGATATccagaaaaaataaaaaatttgtttGATTGTTCTATATATTCTCATTGTATAGGACCCTGCCTTTACAAAGATTTTAATAATAGTTGCTTTCTTAATTTACCCATTCTTTTTAATCATCAAACAAAAGAATGTGTAATTATAGGAACACATGAAGAAAAGAGAATTCATAACTGTCAAAGTGGAAGTACTGATCAGAATATACAGAGATGTTTTCTTCCtgtgaaaaaagaaaaaggtaACCAATGGACCTATGCATCATCCTTCATACGTACAGATTATATGACAAAATGTCCACCAAGGTTCCCATTAAATCATACTATGTTtggatattttaattatagtACTGGAAAGTGTGAGACGTATTATATGAATCATGAAAAACGTACATTATCATTTTCAAAATGTATTGaaacattatttaataatattaagaaaCAGGATGATGTGAATAATAGTTCATTTTTATGGGGAGTTTGGACTATAGAAAATAATGCAAATGAAAAAACGAATTTAGCATCTATGGATAATACAGGATCATGCTactttttaaagaaaaagcCAACATGTGTActgaaaaaggaaaatcatttttcttttactaTATTAACAGCAAATTCATTTAATctaaatcaaaatataatatatcctgaactaaaaaataattcttctAAAGAGGGTTCCAGTTTAATTCATTTTAAAGATCCAAAACAAACTAATAAAAGGGTgctatatgaaaataataaaaaatcaaaaagaaATGTAAGGACAAAAATAAATTCTGTAAATCCATTTACGATACCTTCAACTTTAAATACAAATGAGAaggaagaatataataagaacgaagtaaaaaattatcctaacaataatatatcatatatacaaaaagttCATTCATCTTTTGTAAACAATAGGTTTAATATTCATTCAGATAGTTCATTTAAACCAATACATAAAATGatacaaatgaatatatatacagataataaattatataataataataatcaaaaaattaaagattcaaataataatatgaatggaATGTCAGTAACTCAAAGAAGTCCATCTATAGGAGAAAATCAAAATGGAAACCCgcaacaaaaatatatggaaAGATTTGATATTccaaataatcatatattcaTAGAATGGCAAAAGGAAGGTGAATATGGAAATGAcgaatttaaatataatattatatcaaaTAAAACAGCAGGTACAAGTCAATCATTATTCCATAATTATAAAGACAAAACATGTCCAAATCATGTTTATGAAGGGAGGGCACATGGTAGTTGTCCAAATTATGGTAAAGCTATTATTGTACAAAATCTTCTAGGTGAAGAATATGATAAGAATTTtaatttgaattttttaaatgaaatacGTACAGGATACCTTaacaaatattttaagaaGGATGTCGAAATATCTTATGAAAATAGTGGAATAGCTATGCATAATAACATGTTAAGAAGTTGTCCGGTTcatgaaaatgaagaaaaattattttctgtGAAAAcggattataattataaaatgtgtaaatctaaaatattttcaaatcGTTTTACCATGAAGGAGTATGACCCCAAAACACGATTGTTTATGTATTATGGTTTGTATGGTTTAGGTGGAAGATTAGGTGCTAATATTAAACGAGATAAacagaaagaaaaaaaatatgaagataatataacattACCAATGAAAAATCCATCACTAATTAAGAATTTGTTCGACTGCtctatatattcttattgtTTGGGTCCTTGTTTAGAAAATTCTTTTGGTAATAAATGTTTCCGTAATCTGCCTgcttattataatcatttaacAAATGAATGTGTTATATTGGGTACACACGAACAAGAAAGAACAAATTCGTGTAGAAGAAcgaaagaagaaaagaaaaaacctAATTGTCAGATATTAAGAAAAACAACTGATTCGAAAGATTGGACATATGTCTCTTCATTTATCAGACCTGATTATGAAACAAAATGTCCACCTAGATACCCTTTAAAATCAAAAGTTTTTGGAACCTTTGACCAAAAAACAGGAAAATGTAAAAGTCTCATGGACAAAGCATATGAAGTtggaattaataaattttcagTCTGTttagaatatttatttttagtaTCACCTAAGGATTTATATAATAGCGGAAGAAATAACTATTGGGGTATTTGGGCAGCAGATCATTCtgttaatgaaaataatattgaaataGCAAATGGTAAATGTTATCATTTAGTTGTAAAACCAACATGTGTCATAGATAAGGAAAaccatttttcttttacagCGCTTACAGCAAATACTGTTGATTTTAACCAATCCGTTAATATAAGAAAGATTGAAGAATTAACTGAATATGGAAACAATGATGATGTActaaaagaaaaggaaattaATAATGAACCTATTGATAATGTGAAtgaaacaaaaattaatagaAAAAGTCATGTAAATTCTATGGAAAGAAATAAACCCTCTTATAAGGAAAATGAATATGAccaaatggaaaaaaatgtTGAAGATGAAACATACTCCGAAGAATTTGGATTATTTGAGGAAGCGAGGAAGACAGAAACAGGAAGAATAGAAGaagaatcaaaaaaaaaggaagctATGAAAAGAGCTGAAGATGCAAGGAGGATAGAAGAAGCGAGAAGAGCTGAAGATGCAAGGAGGATAGAAGAAGCGAGAAGAGCTGAAGATGCAAGGAGGGTAGAAATAGCAAGAAGAGTTGAAGATGCAAGGAGGATAGAAATATCAAGAAGAGCTGAAGATGCAAAAAGGATAGAAGCAGCAAGAAGAGCTATAGAAGTAAGAAGGGCAGAATTAAGAAAAGCTGAGGATGCAAGGAGGATAGAAGCAGCAAGAAGATATGAAAATGAAAGGAGGATAGAAGAAGCAAGAAGATATGAAGATGAAAAGAGGATAGAAGCAGTAAAAAGAGCTGAAGAAGTAAGaaaagatgaagaagaagCAAAGAGGGCAGAAAAAGAAAggaataatgaagaaataagGAAATTCGAGGAAGCCAGAATGGCGCATTTTGCTAGAAGACAAGCAGCAATCAAAGctgaagaaaaaagaaaggctgatgaattaaaaaaagctgaagaaaagaaaaaggccgatgaattaaaaaaatctgaagaaaagaaaaaggctgatgaattaaaaaaaaaagctgaagaaaagaaaaaggctgatgaattaaaaaaaaaagctgaagaaaagaaaaaggctgatgaattaaaaaaaaaagctgaagaaaagaaaaaggctGATGAAGTAAAAAAAgctgaagaaaagaaaaaggccgatgaattaaaaaaatctgaagaaaagaaaaaggccgatgaattaaaaaaatctgaagaaaagaaaaaggctgatgaattaaaaaaaaaagctgaagaaaagaaaaaggctgatgaattaaaaaaaaaagctgaagaaaagaaaaaggctgatgaattaaaaaaaaaagctgaagaaaagaaaaaggctgatgaattaaaaaaaaaagctgaagaaaagaaaaaggctgatgaattaaaaaaaaaagctgaagaaaagaaaaaggctgatgaattaaaaaaaaaagctgaagaaaaaaaaaaggctgagaatttaaaaaaagctgaagaaaagaaaaaggctgatgaattaaaaaaaaaagctgaagaaaagaaaaaggctgatgaattaaaaaaaaaagctgaagaaaagaaaaaggctgatgaattaaaaaaaaaagctgaagaaaagaaaaaggccgatgaattaaaaaaagctgaagaaaagaaaaaggccgatgaattaaaaaaagctgaagaaaagaaaaaggccgatgaattaaaaaaagctgaagaaaagaaaaaggctgatgaattaaaaaaagctgaagaattaaaaaaagctgaagaaaaaaaaaaggttgaacaaaaaaaaagagaagaagaaagaagaaatatgGCGTTAAGAAGAGCCGAGATACTTAAACAAATAGAGAAAAAGAGAATAGAAGAAGTaatgaaattatatgaagaagaaaaaaaaatgaaggcTGAACAacttaaaaaagaagaagaagaaaaaataaaggcTGAACAacttaaaaaagaagaagaagaaaaaaaaaaggttgaacaacttaaaaaaaaagaagaagaagaaaaaaaaaaggctGAACAACTTaagaaagaagaagaagaaaacaaaataaaggcTGAacaacttaaaaaaaaagaagaagaagaaaaaaaaaaggctGAAGAACTtaaaaaggaagaagaagaagaaaaaaaaaaggctGAACAacttaaaaaagaagaagaagaaaaaaaaaaggttgaacaacttaaaaaaaaagaagaagaagaaaaaaaaaaggctGAACAacttaaaaaagaagaagaagaaaacaaaataaaggtTGAACAacttaaaaaagaagaagaagaagaaaaaaaaaaggctGAAGAACTtaaaaaggaagaagaagaaaaaaaaaaggttcaACAacttaaaaaagaagaagaaaaaaaagcgGAAGAgataagaaaagaaaaagaagctGTAATAGAAGAAGagttaaaaaaagaagatgaaaaaagaagaatggaagtagaaaaaaaaattaaagatacAAAAGataattttgaaaatattcAAGAAGGCAATAACAAAAATACaccatatattaataaagaaatgtTCGATTCCGAAATAAAAGAAGTtgttattacaaaaaatatgcaGTTAAATGAAGCAGATGCTTTTGAAAAGCATAATTCTGAAAATTCTAAGAGTTCCAATAAAAATGCAGATTtttcaaaagaaaaagatttattagaagatgatatagaaaatatattagaaacAGATGAAAATGAGAAAATTAATAAGGATGATATTGAAAGGTCGAATAATAACATGAaaggaaataataatgatataatctATACAAAACTAGATGtggaagaatataaaaaaagggaTGTTAATGAAACAagggaaaaaattataaaaatatcaaaaaagAATATGTGTAATAATGATTTTTCATCAAAATATTGTGATTATATGAAGGATAATATTTCATCAGGTACATGTTCTAatgaagaaagaaaaagttTATGTTGTTCCATTTCTGATTTTTGTCTAAAATACTTTGATcataattcaaataaatattatgattgTACCAAAATAGAATTTGCTGATCCTTTATATagatgttttaaaaaaaaggaattttCAA acaTGGTTTATTTTGCTGGAGCAGGAATAGTACTGATACTCCTGTTTGTCATTGGTTCAAAAATGATCATAGGAAAGTG gTTTGAAGAAGCTACATTCGATGAAATGGAtttaaattatgataaaatatatacactaGCAATGAtaa aTAATGAAGAAACTCAAGTAAGCAATCCTTTAAGTTATTCGGAAGAAAACATAATCaaatga